TGCCGACCCGCCCGCCCCGGGCGACCCAGCGCCTGTTGCCGAGCCAGACCCCGACGAAGACGCCGATGATGATGCAGAACGCGTAGCCGCGCAGCGGAATGGGGCCGAGATACAGCACTCCGTGCGACGGGCTGGGAATGTAGGCAAGTTCCATAGCAGGTTCGACGCTACCCTGCCGGACCGGGCAGACGGCGGGCGGCCCGGCTACGGCTCCATAACGGGCGGGTGTGAAAGGGCCTTACCCTTTGTCACCCTTTGTCGGCCTCCTCGATCATCTGCTTCAGCTTCGCCGGTGTCATCGACTGGTCCGCGTAGATGTTCTTGCCGTTGAACAGCACGGTCGGGGTGCCGCCGAAGTGGCCGTTCTGGAAGGCCTGGTTGGACTTCTCGACCCAGCTGTTGTGCGTGCCGTCCTCGACGCAGGTGCGGAACGCGGGGGTGACCAGGCCGTCGACCTTGCCCGCGAGCTCGATGAGCTTGGCGTTCTTGGCGTAGGCGTCGTCCGTCTCCACCGGCTGGTTCTCGTAGAGCACGTCGTGGTAGGCCGGGAACTTTCCGGCGTCCTGGGCGCAGGCCGCCGCGTTCGCCGCGGCGCGGGAGCCGGTGCCGCTCATGTTGCCGTCGATGAGGGTGGCCAGGTGGTACTCGACCTTGAGCTTTCCGGCGTCCGTCAGCTCGTGGACCGTGGGGCGGTACGCCGACTCGAAGGCCTTGCAGGCCGGGCAGCGGAAGTCCTCCCACACGGTGAGCGTGGACTTGGCGCTCTCCTTGCCGACGGGGATCGCCAGGGCGTCCTGGCCCTTCGCCCCCGAGGGCGCCACGACCGGGCCCGCCTTGTCACTGCCGCTGTCGTCCTTGCCGGAGT
The Streptomyces sp. NBC_01485 genome window above contains:
- a CDS encoding thioredoxin domain-containing protein, whose translation is MSDKNREGKRTARERLAAERDKQKAAERRRRTLIVVSSVVCVLGLAAVIGVVAANSGKDDSGSDKAGPVVAPSGAKGQDALAIPVGKESAKSTLTVWEDFRCPACKAFESAYRPTVHELTDAGKLKVEYHLATLIDGNMSGTGSRAAANAAACAQDAGKFPAYHDVLYENQPVETDDAYAKNAKLIELAGKVDGLVTPAFRTCVEDGTHNSWVEKSNQAFQNGHFGGTPTVLFNGKNIYADQSMTPAKLKQMIEEADKG